One Astatotilapia calliptera chromosome 1, fAstCal1.2, whole genome shotgun sequence DNA segment encodes these proteins:
- the clec3a gene encoding tetranectin-like protein produces MLAADMARLGLPVFLVLSFSLLHICNSGPSRTRKAVSPRQSGATEEEDVMSQLQRLWQEVNSLKEMQALQTVCLRGIKVHRKCYLTIEEPKHYHEANEDCIAQGGTLATPRDMLENNELRDYAKRSAPGSKDFWIGVADIVKEGEYVDVNSQPVRFFNWDRSKKQPTGTKRESCVALSVAAQGKWYDEVCRSLKKYICEYVIP; encoded by the exons ATGCTGGCCGCAGACATGGCACGCCTGGGCCTCCCTGTCTTCCTCGTCCTCAGCTTCTCCTTGCTCCACATCTGCAACAGCGGTCCATCTCGCACCAGGAAGGCTGTTTCACCTCGCCAGTCTGGAG ctacagaggaggaggatgtgATGTCACAGCTCCAGAGGTTGTGGCAGGAGGTCAATTCTCTGAAAGAGATGCAGGCACTGCAGACAG tgtgtctcCGGGGCATCAAAGTTCATAGAAAGTGTTATCTTACAATTGAGGAACCCAAACATTACCATGAAGCAAATGAAGACTGCATTGCACAAGGTGGAACTCTTGCAACACCGCGGGACATGTTGGAAAACAATGAACTGAGAGACTATGCAAAGAGGAGTGCTCCCGGGTCTAAGGACTTCTGGATCGGTGTGGCAGACATAGTGAAAGAAGGCGAGTATGTCGATGTCAACAGCCAGCCAGTCCGCTTCTTTAACTGGGATCGCTCCAAGAAGCAGCCCACAGGAACGAAGAGGGAGAGCTGTGTTGCTCTTTCAGTGGCTGCACAAGGAAAGTGGTATGATGAGGTGTGTCGCAGCCTGAAAAAGTACATCTGTGAATATGTCATTCCCTGA